The following proteins are encoded in a genomic region of Paenibacillus sp. FSL R7-0273:
- a CDS encoding TIGR01777 family oxidoreductase, producing MKYIICGGSGFIGRELTELWLAAGHQLIVAGRTLPKSAASHPALSYTTWDDLAANPELAENADALVNLAGASLSQRWSADGKRAIMQSRLNTVEAAGRLVSALQHKPPVIVQASAVAIYGTSLTDTYNEDSPVRVMDFPSEVVHTWEAAADAAYTGARLIKLRTGVVLGNESGAFPKMKLPYMLGFGGRIGSGKQWLSWIHLEDIARLIDFCIITPEIAGPVNATAPNPVTNGQFGRMIGKVYHRPHWFPVPAFLLKTAAGELSEILLKGQRVLPSKAVKHGFTFNYPTLQPALEQLKSEK from the coding sequence ATGAAATATATCATCTGCGGCGGCAGCGGCTTTATTGGCCGTGAGCTTACTGAATTGTGGCTCGCAGCCGGACATCAGCTCATTGTCGCCGGGCGAACCCTGCCTAAATCCGCAGCTTCTCATCCTGCTCTCAGCTATACAACCTGGGACGACCTTGCCGCCAATCCGGAGCTGGCAGAGAACGCCGATGCGCTGGTCAATCTGGCCGGAGCTTCGCTCAGCCAGCGCTGGAGTGCTGACGGTAAGCGCGCTATTATGCAGTCCCGGCTTAATACGGTGGAGGCTGCCGGAAGACTGGTATCAGCTCTGCAGCATAAGCCGCCAGTCATTGTGCAAGCCTCTGCTGTCGCCATTTACGGCACATCACTCACCGATACCTATAATGAAGACTCTCCTGTCCGGGTGATGGACTTTCCGTCTGAGGTAGTTCATACCTGGGAAGCTGCAGCTGATGCAGCTTATACAGGAGCACGGCTGATCAAGCTCCGGACCGGTGTGGTGCTCGGCAATGAGAGCGGAGCCTTCCCCAAAATGAAGCTGCCTTATATGCTCGGCTTCGGCGGCAGAATCGGCAGCGGAAAGCAGTGGCTTTCCTGGATTCACCTGGAGGATATCGCCAGACTGATCGACTTCTGCATCATCACTCCGGAAATTGCCGGCCCCGTAAATGCCACCGCCCCCAATCCGGTGACTAACGGGCAGTTCGGCCGGATGATCGGCAAAGTCTACCATCGTCCGCACTGGTTCCCGGTTCCTGCCTTTCTATTAAAGACGGCCGCCGGTGAGCTGTCGGAAATTCTGCTGAAGGGCCAACGGGTGCTGCCATCCAAAGCCGTCAAGCACGGCTTTACCTTCAACTATCCTACACTCCAGCCGGCCCTCGAGCAGCTGAAGTCAGAGAAGTAA
- a CDS encoding TadE/TadG family type IV pilus assembly protein, whose protein sequence is MDLRSDEGSFTLEASLLLPIIMMIIMLLLFFSLYTYQRTMLLQVSSLTAERAAYNWDNSHKGADGAFAAGSYDSLYWRIGDDGLLESLFDTGEVNGGVKVAVPVSGTQGPLLPEIKLQQPAQRIPANMTGEMTYSYNLSGRMIRTELQRVLLLPMLDGLMEDAAQPVVMTQAAVTEPVEFIRTVELMRYYAAKFKKGKQDNGSGTGMDKQEAGEMMKTLKK, encoded by the coding sequence ATGGATTTGCGGAGTGATGAAGGCAGTTTCACTCTTGAAGCGTCTTTACTGCTTCCCATAATTATGATGATTATTATGCTGCTCCTGTTCTTTAGCCTGTATACCTATCAGCGGACGATGCTGCTGCAGGTTTCTTCCCTTACAGCAGAGCGGGCTGCCTATAACTGGGACAATAGCCATAAGGGGGCAGACGGAGCGTTTGCGGCCGGTAGCTACGATTCATTATACTGGCGGATCGGCGACGACGGGCTGCTGGAATCCCTGTTTGATACGGGGGAGGTAAACGGGGGAGTGAAGGTGGCTGTGCCGGTATCCGGGACTCAAGGGCCTTTGCTGCCGGAGATTAAGCTTCAGCAGCCGGCGCAGAGGATTCCTGCCAATATGACCGGGGAGATGACCTACAGCTACAATCTTTCCGGCCGGATGATAAGGACTGAACTGCAGCGTGTACTTCTGCTGCCGATGCTGGATGGGCTTATGGAGGATGCTGCACAGCCTGTGGTAATGACACAGGCTGCTGTAACAGAACCGGTGGAATTTATCCGTACAGTTGAACTGATGCGTTATTACGCTGCCAAATTTAAGAAGGGTAAGCAGGATAACGGCTCGGGGACAGGCATGGATAAGCAGGAGGCAGGCGAGATGATGAAAACGCTGAAGAAGTGA
- a CDS encoding TadE/TadG family type IV pilus assembly protein, with protein sequence MKYRNQRTRKRRDEGSMVVEAAMVLPVFLLFVLFLIYIIQMTLYSTALQSTASDTVKMISTHVYPATLAAQKWADAADAGANPAGNGGSDSNGSVGAAAGGHASGKWSIPRLSLEEWSGSYAEAMPPPIDDWVRAAVQRAEGPLQELQAEASQAVLDLALKPLMKPYLAADWLDYERIHVSNVTIPELKEGTRPYFGLVVSYELPMKVPFLNKAIVLEASSVERVWIGNTDAAGQSGESGNEPQGYIIIIEKPDPGVANKQGRIRVKVPPGASANLSIFYKTGQSTAKYLGWKQADEAGFIDWEWKIGVNTTPGTWTFVITLEDGTSLEAAFKVVK encoded by the coding sequence ATGAAGTACCGGAATCAGCGGACAAGGAAGCGCCGGGATGAAGGAAGTATGGTTGTTGAGGCGGCAATGGTGCTCCCGGTGTTTCTGCTGTTTGTCCTGTTTTTAATTTACATCATTCAGATGACCCTCTATTCGACAGCCCTGCAGAGCACTGCCTCCGACACGGTTAAGATGATCTCGACGCATGTTTATCCGGCGACATTGGCTGCACAGAAATGGGCTGATGCAGCAGATGCTGGTGCTAATCCGGCAGGAAACGGCGGCTCTGATTCGAACGGCAGCGTAGGAGCAGCGGCTGGAGGACACGCCTCCGGGAAGTGGAGCATTCCCCGCCTGTCGCTTGAGGAATGGAGCGGAAGCTATGCAGAAGCCATGCCTCCTCCTATTGATGATTGGGTCAGAGCTGCGGTACAGAGGGCGGAAGGGCCGCTGCAGGAGCTTCAGGCTGAGGCATCACAAGCTGTGCTAGATCTTGCGCTGAAGCCGTTAATGAAGCCTTATCTGGCAGCGGATTGGCTGGATTATGAGCGGATCCATGTTTCTAATGTCACGATTCCTGAGCTGAAGGAGGGCACACGCCCTTACTTCGGATTAGTGGTCAGCTATGAGCTGCCGATGAAGGTACCCTTCCTGAATAAAGCGATTGTGCTGGAGGCCAGCAGTGTTGAACGCGTCTGGATCGGAAATACCGATGCAGCCGGACAAAGCGGGGAAAGCGGTAATGAGCCGCAAGGATATATCATCATCATAGAAAAGCCTGATCCGGGCGTGGCGAACAAGCAGGGCAGGATTAGGGTTAAGGTTCCACCCGGAGCATCGGCGAATCTTTCTATTTTCTATAAAACCGGCCAGAGTACAGCAAAATATCTGGGCTGGAAGCAGGCAGATGAAGCCGGATTTATCGATTGGGAATGGAAAATCGGGGTCAATACGACGCCGGGCACCTGGACTTTTGTAATTACGCTTGAAGACGGAACCAGCCTGGAGGCAGCCTTTAAGGTTGTGAAATAA
- a CDS encoding DUF2621 family protein: protein MSSTLDFRLLSSGPSNWFMNSIAFWTFLLLGCMCIGGFFMFRKFLKVLPKADGRSKLDWQNYWVERSRPLWSDEMKAFLDQLVQPVPGPFRDIAKHSIAAEIGKITVESKAPAVTREHCIQGYILATPRRDNKFLISFLEKNGIDYSPYRHLIK, encoded by the coding sequence ATGTCTTCTACTTTAGATTTCAGGTTATTATCGTCAGGGCCAAGCAACTGGTTTATGAACTCCATCGCATTTTGGACCTTTTTACTGCTGGGCTGCATGTGTATCGGCGGTTTTTTCATGTTCCGCAAGTTTCTGAAGGTGCTGCCCAAAGCAGACGGCAGATCCAAGCTGGACTGGCAGAATTATTGGGTGGAACGCAGCCGGCCGCTGTGGAGCGACGAGATGAAGGCTTTTCTGGATCAGCTGGTGCAGCCGGTACCCGGACCCTTCCGCGATATCGCCAAGCATTCCATTGCAGCCGAGATCGGCAAAATTACAGTCGAGAGCAAAGCTCCGGCAGTAACCCGCGAGCACTGCATCCAGGGCTACATACTGGCTACTCCGCGCCGTGACAACAAATTTCTTATCTCCTTTCTGGAAAAGAACGGAATTGACTATTCTCCTTACCGCCATCTGATCAAGTAA
- the purU gene encoding formyltetrahydrofolate deformylase → MELHVKRDHSSGGQYPDRARMLISCPDGPGIVAAVSHFLYQHGANIVQSDQYTMDPDGGMFFMRVEFDLPKLDERLDEVRNIFGGVAERFKMDWQIFRVSHKKRLAIFVSKEDHCLVELLWQWQAGDLDADIAMVVSNHTDMQAYVESFGIPFHHIPVTADTKAEAEKRQLEVIGSDIDVIILARYMQIISPSFIEHYRHRIINIHHSFLPAFVGGKPYAQAYQRGVKIIGATAHYVTEELDGGPIIEQDVQRVSHSDDVNELKRIGRTIERVVLARAVKWHIEDRILVHHNKTVVFN, encoded by the coding sequence ATGGAATTGCATGTGAAAAGAGATCATTCTTCAGGCGGACAATATCCGGACCGGGCGCGGATGCTCATATCTTGCCCGGACGGACCGGGTATTGTAGCGGCTGTCTCGCATTTTTTGTATCAGCATGGAGCGAATATCGTCCAGTCGGACCAGTATACAATGGACCCGGACGGCGGTATGTTCTTCATGAGAGTAGAGTTTGACCTGCCCAAGCTGGATGAGCGGCTGGATGAAGTGCGCAATATTTTTGGCGGAGTTGCCGAGCGCTTTAAGATGGACTGGCAGATCTTTAGGGTGTCCCATAAGAAAAGACTGGCGATCTTTGTGTCCAAAGAAGACCACTGTCTGGTTGAGCTGCTCTGGCAATGGCAGGCCGGTGATCTGGATGCGGATATTGCGATGGTCGTCAGTAACCACACCGATATGCAGGCATACGTCGAATCCTTCGGTATTCCGTTCCATCATATTCCGGTTACAGCTGACACTAAGGCTGAAGCCGAAAAACGCCAGCTTGAGGTTATCGGCAGCGATATCGATGTGATCATTCTGGCCCGCTACATGCAGATCATCTCACCATCGTTCATTGAGCATTACCGACACCGGATTATCAATATCCATCACTCGTTCCTGCCGGCTTTTGTCGGCGGTAAGCCTTATGCGCAGGCCTACCAGCGGGGGGTGAAAATTATCGGGGCAACCGCCCACTATGTAACGGAAGAGCTGGATGGCGGACCGATTATCGAGCAGGACGTGCAGCGGGTCAGCCACAGCGATGATGTGAATGAGCTGAAGCGGATCGGCCGTACGATTGAGCGGGTCGTGCTGGCGCGGGCTGTGAAGTGGCATATTGAAGACCGTATTCTGGTGCATCACAACAAAACTGTAGTGTTTAACTAA
- a CDS encoding SAF domain-containing protein, producing MASQRGQLLKRNYLFAFLILFTGFGGLLGYDLYFKPYVLSQTVVKIKAADGGFIPKNYLLQQDDLYLDSVQTKDIPSGVITELSQVENKITNVNLMDGSILTASLVDVSDLEPQADEGIFPIPKEAIYAINGSLRSRDKVDIYLVEGDKANNPGSRSTSIGSSQQPAGITASEDGAEGAGLTPPVPKAFLSGVTVNYVRSEDNNDVLDSENGNTNNRVTSTGKVAAPELKLKKSDGELLGQYLEQGLKLWIVRVE from the coding sequence TTGGCTTCACAGCGCGGACAACTGTTAAAACGCAATTATCTGTTTGCTTTTCTTATTCTGTTCACCGGCTTCGGCGGGCTGCTCGGCTACGACCTCTACTTTAAGCCATATGTATTATCTCAGACGGTGGTCAAAATTAAAGCAGCCGATGGCGGATTCATACCGAAAAACTATCTGCTGCAGCAAGATGACCTCTATCTCGATTCCGTCCAGACCAAAGACATTCCTTCAGGCGTCATTACGGAGCTGAGTCAGGTGGAGAACAAAATTACTAATGTGAATCTGATGGACGGCAGTATTCTGACGGCTTCGCTGGTCGATGTGAGTGATCTGGAGCCGCAGGCGGATGAGGGGATATTCCCCATCCCGAAGGAAGCGATTTATGCCATCAACGGCTCGCTGCGCAGCAGAGACAAGGTGGATATTTACTTAGTAGAGGGTGATAAAGCCAACAACCCGGGAAGCAGAAGCACCAGCATAGGGAGTTCTCAGCAGCCCGCAGGCATTACTGCTTCTGAAGACGGGGCAGAGGGAGCAGGACTTACACCGCCTGTACCAAAGGCATTTTTGAGCGGCGTAACTGTAAACTATGTGCGGTCAGAGGATAACAATGATGTGCTGGATTCAGAGAATGGCAACACCAACAACCGCGTTACTTCTACCGGCAAGGTGGCAGCCCCCGAATTAAAGCTCAAAAAGAGCGACGGTGAGCTGCTGGGGCAGTATCTGGAGCAGGGCCTGAAGCTGTGGATCGTGCGCGTAGAATAA
- a CDS encoding Flp1 family type IVb pilin produces the protein MMITMAEAAKRLWKDEEGLGTLEMIMIIAVLIAVVLVFRTEIVKVVRDLISTAGSKSQEVFE, from the coding sequence ATGATGATAACGATGGCAGAAGCCGCCAAGCGGCTGTGGAAGGATGAGGAGGGACTGGGCACGCTGGAAATGATTATGATCATCGCCGTATTAATCGCGGTAGTTCTCGTATTCCGCACAGAAATTGTTAAGGTGGTCAGGGATCTGATCAGTACGGCGGGAAGCAAGAGCCAGGAAGTTTTTGAATAA
- a CDS encoding deoxyribonuclease IV → MLKIGSHVSCADKGLLSAANEANEYGSSSFMIYTGAPQNTRRKPIEAMYPAEGKLAMKTNGVEEIVVHAPYIINLGSYKDNTYQLAVDFLQEEIRRTHQLEVKHIVLHPGAYTDKDAEYGIQRIADGLNEVLGGTNETEVHIALETMAGKGTEIGRSFEEIASIIDKVEHNERLSICLDTCHIHDAGYDIVGDLDGVLRQFDEIIGLKRLGVIHINDSKNPRGAGKDRHTPIGSGWIGFETINKVVHHEALAGLPFILETPWIGKDAKKLRPMYEIEIALLRGNVAERFGPEFLQEVEELHSFFAKQEIDSRRYVLDVWELLKNDAKAKKADPREPLERLYDNVLAAGLFPQLSEEALNQRLIAYLAGKQVLVNA, encoded by the coding sequence ATGCTGAAAATAGGTTCACATGTGTCCTGCGCGGACAAGGGTCTCTTGAGCGCAGCCAATGAAGCAAATGAGTATGGTTCCAGTTCGTTCATGATATATACGGGAGCGCCGCAGAATACGCGCCGCAAGCCGATTGAAGCGATGTACCCTGCTGAAGGCAAGCTGGCAATGAAAACGAACGGCGTTGAAGAGATTGTCGTTCATGCTCCCTATATCATTAACCTGGGCTCCTATAAGGATAATACCTATCAGCTCGCTGTTGATTTTCTGCAGGAGGAGATCCGCCGTACCCATCAGCTGGAGGTCAAGCATATCGTACTTCATCCGGGGGCATATACGGACAAGGATGCGGAATACGGTATCCAGCGGATTGCCGATGGCCTGAATGAAGTGCTTGGCGGTACGAACGAGACGGAAGTGCATATTGCCCTGGAGACGATGGCCGGCAAAGGAACGGAAATCGGCCGCAGCTTCGAGGAGATTGCCTCCATCATCGATAAGGTCGAACATAACGAGCGTTTGTCCATCTGTCTGGACACCTGTCACATTCATGATGCGGGCTATGATATCGTAGGCGATCTGGACGGGGTGCTTCGTCAGTTCGATGAAATTATCGGCCTCAAGCGGCTTGGTGTAATCCACATCAATGACAGCAAAAATCCGCGCGGAGCAGGTAAGGACCGTCATACTCCGATTGGTTCAGGCTGGATTGGCTTCGAGACCATTAACAAGGTCGTTCACCACGAGGCGCTTGCAGGACTGCCGTTTATTCTGGAAACCCCATGGATCGGGAAGGATGCCAAGAAGCTCCGTCCGATGTATGAGATCGAAATCGCCCTGCTGCGCGGGAATGTGGCAGAACGCTTCGGACCGGAGTTCCTGCAGGAGGTGGAGGAGCTGCATTCATTCTTCGCCAAGCAGGAGATCGATTCGCGCCGCTATGTGCTTGATGTGTGGGAGCTGCTCAAGAATGATGCCAAGGCCAAAAAGGCAGATCCGCGTGAACCGCTGGAGCGGCTGTATGACAATGTCCTGGCAGCAGGACTTTTCCCGCAGCTTAGCGAGGAGGCGCTTAATCAGCGTCTGATCGCTTATCTTGCAGGCAAGCAGGTGCTGGTTAACGCTTAG
- a CDS encoding type II secretion system F family protein — protein MRWLSGAAVIVLALGWLLLRLKCGRRYDVLRSLPMEGLKLRAAGEPLLLLAEKWRIGSHLPSVMLRIQRSLQRSYGQRHSPERTLLFMGEMLCYSWLFLLSGSLLTLVSGEEAGIILGVLLALILPVALVSDLHKKVKQREQSIVLELPELLNSIVLLVGAGETVQRAIIRCVESRKGDDSHPLYKELLTMITEWESGYSFQQAFEQFSKRCAVQEVSLFTTTVLLNYRRGGADFVLSLRDLSRMLWEKRKALSRTRGEQASSKLVFPMVLIFLIVIVLVGTPALMMLKM, from the coding sequence ATGCGGTGGTTAAGCGGTGCCGCAGTAATTGTGCTTGCTCTCGGCTGGCTGCTGCTGCGACTGAAATGCGGCCGCCGGTATGACGTGCTGCGCAGCCTGCCTATGGAAGGACTGAAGCTGCGTGCAGCCGGAGAGCCCCTTCTGCTGCTGGCCGAGAAATGGCGGATCGGCAGCCATCTGCCCTCGGTGATGCTGAGGATTCAGCGCTCCCTTCAGCGCAGCTACGGACAGCGGCACAGTCCGGAGCGGACGCTGCTGTTCATGGGGGAAATGCTCTGCTACAGCTGGCTGTTTCTGCTAAGCGGAAGCCTGCTGACTTTAGTAAGCGGCGAGGAGGCAGGAATCATACTCGGGGTCCTGCTGGCGCTGATTCTGCCGGTCGCTCTGGTCAGTGACCTGCACAAGAAGGTGAAGCAGCGAGAGCAGAGTATTGTGCTGGAGCTGCCGGAGCTGCTGAACAGCATTGTCCTGCTGGTTGGCGCCGGCGAGACTGTGCAGCGGGCCATTATCCGCTGTGTGGAGAGCCGCAAGGGCGACGACAGCCATCCGCTCTACAAGGAGCTGCTTACCATGATTACTGAATGGGAAAGCGGTTATTCCTTCCAGCAGGCTTTTGAACAGTTCAGCAAACGCTGCGCTGTGCAGGAGGTATCGCTGTTTACGACTACGGTGCTGCTGAATTACCGCAGGGGCGGTGCGGATTTTGTGCTTTCGCTGCGTGATCTTTCACGGATGTTATGGGAGAAGCGCAAGGCGCTCAGCCGGACGCGCGGGGAACAGGCTTCCTCGAAGCTGGTATTTCCAATGGTGCTTATCTTTTTGATTGTAATTGTGCTGGTGGGGACACCGGCGCTCATGATGCTCAAAATGTAG
- a CDS encoding DUF6382 domain-containing protein has protein sequence MFGLTRDFIQQDGISMQLGTAEGLSAAQLNMVQARMLANTVIPHHLRLVLREIDLQITLEYAVSRRKMLSHLLKSERLSMGELFSLLLQVVRGMEEGRLYMLRAEQYALHEDYIFIEGPLSSGRVFLTYIPLQSAEQPSLSTGDAVKSLVMVLMASVTELSGNGLQRLLQYCGSMEFTPAGLKSLLAELLAEDSPEGSPEGRLLDSTEVVAPPIPYTVPRQSWARPQEAAAAGNPNKEQIWASSFPKLKLTDETDLPESQAADEGEDDARPSSYRTYVALGAVLIDALLWKFLYLDSPATLWLAVCLGATAILACLCWMVWSGRILSGTIQDEDEIRGGFEAEAAETEERPMSMNRRPKESGWDFSRNPVMPVKTHAPPVVEQKLPLQVSPDSGSLMFGNPAPARTPAAPEAATALLTVRDKDVTGRAKTQPERTGPFLERTGSDEDGAAEKIELDRPSFIIGRSPDVAQYVEKSEGASRVHAEISRGAGGYIIKDLDSRNGTLYQGAPMVPYKEYPLTEGSVFTIIKGSYTFRSA, from the coding sequence TTGTTCGGATTAACCCGGGATTTTATCCAGCAGGACGGCATATCCATGCAGCTTGGTACCGCTGAAGGATTATCAGCAGCCCAGCTTAATATGGTGCAGGCGAGAATGCTGGCTAATACCGTCATCCCGCATCATCTGCGCCTGGTGCTTAGAGAGATTGATCTTCAAATAACGCTGGAGTATGCAGTTTCCCGCCGCAAGATGCTCAGTCATCTGCTGAAAAGCGAACGGCTGAGCATGGGCGAGCTGTTCAGCCTGCTGCTGCAGGTAGTGCGTGGAATGGAGGAAGGAAGGCTCTACATGCTGCGTGCTGAGCAATATGCATTGCATGAGGATTATATATTTATCGAAGGTCCGCTGAGCAGCGGCAGGGTCTTTTTAACTTACATACCATTACAGTCAGCAGAGCAGCCGTCACTCTCAACGGGGGATGCGGTAAAATCTCTGGTTATGGTGCTCATGGCATCGGTTACGGAGCTGTCCGGAAACGGGCTGCAGAGGCTGCTTCAATATTGTGGAAGTATGGAGTTTACTCCGGCCGGGCTCAAAAGCCTGCTGGCTGAGCTGCTGGCGGAAGACAGCCCGGAAGGCAGCCCGGAAGGCAGGCTATTAGACAGTACAGAAGTAGTTGCTCCTCCCATTCCTTATACGGTCCCAAGACAATCATGGGCCCGCCCCCAGGAAGCAGCAGCTGCCGGCAATCCAAATAAAGAACAGATATGGGCAAGCTCTTTTCCTAAGCTGAAGCTTACTGATGAAACGGATCTGCCTGAGTCTCAGGCTGCTGATGAGGGAGAGGATGATGCCAGACCATCGTCCTACCGGACTTACGTGGCATTAGGTGCTGTTCTGATTGATGCGCTGCTGTGGAAGTTCCTGTATCTGGACAGTCCGGCAACGCTCTGGCTGGCCGTTTGTCTTGGAGCCACTGCCATACTAGCATGCCTATGCTGGATGGTTTGGAGCGGAAGGATACTATCCGGAACCATTCAGGATGAGGACGAGATCAGGGGGGGCTTTGAAGCGGAAGCCGCAGAGACGGAGGAGCGTCCTATGAGCATGAACCGCAGGCCAAAGGAATCCGGATGGGATTTCTCCAGAAATCCGGTAATGCCTGTCAAAACGCATGCTCCCCCAGTTGTTGAACAGAAGCTGCCTCTTCAGGTGTCCCCGGATTCCGGCAGCTTAATGTTTGGCAATCCGGCACCCGCAAGGACCCCGGCTGCTCCAGAGGCGGCAACTGCGCTGTTGACGGTTCGGGATAAGGATGTCACGGGCAGGGCAAAGACACAGCCCGAGCGGACAGGCCCGTTCCTTGAGCGCACAGGTTCAGATGAGGATGGGGCAGCAGAGAAGATTGAGCTCGACAGGCCCAGCTTCATCATCGGCCGTTCACCTGATGTGGCCCAATACGTCGAGAAATCGGAGGGGGCCTCCAGAGTGCATGCGGAAATATCCAGAGGAGCTGGGGGGTATATCATCAAGGATCTGGACTCGCGCAATGGGACCCTGTATCAGGGAGCTCCTATGGTTCCCTACAAGGAGTATCCGCTGACCGAAGGCAGCGTGTTTACAATTATTAAGGGCAGCTATACCTTCCGTTCTGCCTGA
- a CDS encoding A24 family peptidase translates to MLAGWAFWGCLSILAGAFATDLRWMRIPNWISVTALVTGLLLRGIADGGSGLLFALSGAAAGFAALLLMYMMGAVGAGDVKLFAGIGAWTGIWFTLQVIMYSVLFGAVIGWIIVLFRRETAVRIRSIVSRTAGFLLMRKPGLLINGIHGQGLRFPFMLAVIPGFVYTYFCF, encoded by the coding sequence ATGTTGGCAGGATGGGCCTTTTGGGGCTGCCTGAGCATTCTGGCAGGAGCCTTTGCTACGGATTTGCGGTGGATGAGGATACCGAATTGGATTTCGGTAACGGCTCTGGTTACCGGATTGCTGTTACGGGGCATTGCAGATGGCGGCAGCGGTCTGCTGTTTGCACTCTCCGGCGCGGCTGCAGGCTTTGCCGCCCTGCTGCTTATGTATATGATGGGGGCGGTCGGAGCCGGGGATGTAAAGCTTTTTGCAGGTATCGGAGCCTGGACAGGAATCTGGTTTACACTCCAGGTCATTATGTACTCTGTGCTGTTCGGGGCGGTGATAGGCTGGATTATCGTACTGTTCAGGCGGGAAACAGCTGTGAGGATCCGCAGTATAGTCAGCAGAACTGCCGGCTTTCTGCTGATGCGGAAGCCGGGTCTGCTTATAAACGGCATACACGGTCAGGGGCTGAGATTTCCGTTCATGCTGGCTGTAATTCCCGGATTTGTTTATACCTATTTCTGCTTTTAG
- a CDS encoding type II secretion system F family protein, with the protein MLKQTDKRKRQIRRRQRSGEQAAVDRRKPDSRPQLPDYTVYILSPRLRISALLAGGLLMLGIGYLFYHQLLISMLLVPAAAYAPGVLRNYLRDRRRAALHLQFKQTLFSLSSSLSAGRSVENAFREAVADLQMFDPEGNSDMLAELTIICTRMEYNQPIEEALHDFSRRAGMEDVERFADVFTVCKRTGGDLVEVVRRTSSIIGEKLDIQQDIAVSIAQKKFEAKALLVAPLLMVLFMSLTAGDYMEPMYTGAGMAISTLSLAGLFLCYRWTSKIMDIPL; encoded by the coding sequence ATGCTGAAGCAGACAGACAAGCGGAAGCGGCAGATCCGGAGGCGTCAAAGGTCTGGAGAGCAAGCTGCAGTGGACAGGAGGAAACCGGACAGCAGGCCGCAGCTTCCGGATTATACAGTGTATATATTGTCCCCCCGGCTGAGAATATCAGCTCTGTTGGCCGGCGGGCTGCTGATGCTCGGCATTGGCTACCTGTTCTATCATCAGCTGCTGATTTCCATGCTGCTGGTGCCGGCGGCGGCTTATGCACCGGGAGTATTGCGTAACTATCTGCGGGACCGCCGCCGTGCCGCACTTCATCTGCAGTTTAAGCAAACGCTGTTTTCTCTCTCCTCCTCGCTGTCTGCCGGGCGTTCTGTAGAGAATGCGTTCCGCGAAGCTGTGGCTGATCTGCAGATGTTTGATCCGGAAGGGAACAGCGATATGCTCGCAGAGCTGACCATTATCTGCACCCGGATGGAATATAACCAGCCTATTGAGGAGGCGCTGCATGATTTCAGCCGCCGCGCGGGAATGGAGGACGTGGAGCGGTTCGCTGATGTGTTCACTGTCTGCAAGCGCACCGGCGGTGATCTGGTTGAGGTGGTGCGCCGGACCTCCTCCATAATCGGCGAGAAGCTGGATATTCAGCAGGATATTGCGGTAAGCATTGCCCAGAAGAAGTTCGAAGCCAAGGCATTGCTGGTTGCTCCGCTGCTGATGGTATTGTTCATGAGCCTGACAGCGGGCGATTATATGGAGCCCATGTATACAGGTGCAGGGATGGCAATTTCTACACTGTCACTTGCCGGATTATTCCTGTGCTACCGCTGGACGTCTAAGATCATGGATATTCCGCTCTAG